The following proteins are encoded in a genomic region of Primulina huaijiensis isolate GDHJ02 chromosome 3, ASM1229523v2, whole genome shotgun sequence:
- the LOC140971976 gene encoding increased DNA methylation 1-like translates to MHKSILAGNALPDGAALSYIIRGQVKLEGCKKDGAIVCSCCNKLVSPSQFEKHAGCGSHKKPYHNIFTSNGMSLHQLYVDQVQSSESCSREKDDLCSICKLRGNLMSCGNCPRSFHYECAAPSGIPQGKWYCRYCENLFGKKKFSKRNKNAIAAGRVAGANPVEEINQRCIRIVGSLEVEIGGCCICGGHGFSKSRITDNTIIICDQCDREYHVGCLKERKIADLEVLPEDDWFCCIECNTMNSTLKELMEAGEQMLPPNLENHIKKKFEEHGSQQNSELDKIRWRLFKGKQASEVTRVWLSGAVNIFHECFDPISVPSNSGLDLIPNMVYGREVNGQDFCGMYCAILTANSVAVSAGIIRIFGAEVAELPLVATRPDYQGKGYFQYLLFCIENLLSHLNVKELVLPAAHEAESMWKNKFGFENLGQEQLDQYMRSYPMMAFNGTSFLHKPISGS, encoded by the exons atgcacaaaTCAATATTAGCAGGGAATGCACTCCCCGATGGCGCGGCTTTGTCATACATCATACGTGGACAG GTGAAACTTGAGGGTTGTAAAAAAGATGGTGCAATTGTTTGCTCCTGCTGCAATAAATTG GTTAGCCCCTCACAGTTTGAGAAGCATGCTGGATGTGGTTCCCACAAGAAACC TTACCACAACATATTTACATCAAATGGGATGTCTCTCCATCAGCTCTACGTTGACCAAGTGCAAAGCAGTGAATCATGTTCGAGGGAAAAAGATGATCTATGTTCTATATGCAAGCTCAGGGGAAATTTGATGAGTTGTGGAAATTGTCCACGAAGTTTCCACTATG AATGTGCTGCTCCTTCTGGCATTCCCCAAGGTAAATGGTACTGCAGATACTGCGAAAACTTGTTCGGAAAGAAAAAGTTTTCAAAGCGCAATAAAAATGCTATTGCCGCTGGAAGAGTTGCTGGCGCAAACCCTGTTGAAGAAATAAACCAACGATGCATTCGTATCGTTGGAAGTTTGGAAGTTGAGATTGGTGGATGTTGCATTTGCGG GGGTCATGGGTTCAGCAAGTCCAGAATTACAGACAACACAATAATTATATGTGATCAA TGTGACAGGGAATATCATGTTGGTTGTCTGAAGGAGCGAAAAATTGCTGATTTGGAG GTATTGCCGGAAGATGACTGGTTTTGTTGCATAGAATGCAACACTATGAACTCCACTCTGAAAGAGTTGATGGAGGCTGGCGAACAGATGCTCCCTCCAAATCTCGAGAACCACATCAAGAAAAAATTTGAGGAGCATGGTTCACAGCAAAATTCAGAGCTTGATAAAATCAGATGGAGGCTTTTTAAAGGAAAACAAGCTTCTGAAGTCACCAGAGTGTGGCTTTCTGGTGCtgttaatatttttcat GAATGTTTTGATCCGATTAGTGTTCCCAGCAACAGCGGTCTTGATCTAATTCCGAACATGGTTTATGG GAGGGAGGTCAATGGTCAAGATTTCTGTGGCATGTATTGTGCCATTTTGACAGCAAA CTCGGTTGCAGTGTCTGCTGGAATCATTCGAATATTTGGGGCAGAAGTAGCAGAGCTTCCCTTGGTTGCAACAAGGCCTGATTACCAGGGCAAG GGATACTTCCAATATCTCTTGTTTTGCATTGAGAATCTTCTTTCACACCTCAATGTAAAAGAGCTCGTGCTTCCTGCTGCCCATGAAGCAGAATCCATGTGGAAAAACAAATTCGGTTTCGAAAACCTCGGCCAGGAACAG CTGGATCAATACATGAGGAGTTACCCCATGATGGCATTTAATGGAACATCGTTTCTGCACAAGCCGATATCGGGTTCTTGA